One segment of Nakamurella flava DNA contains the following:
- a CDS encoding bifunctional methylenetetrahydrofolate dehydrogenase/methenyltetrahydrofolate cyclohydrolase, whose translation MTRTTAADSAPTTAPAGATVLDGKATLAAIKSELRERVAALAERGVVPGLGTILVGDDPASHWYVAAKHRDCAQLGIASIQRELPAGSTQADVEAVVDELNADPACTAFLIQQPTGLDEYALLSRVDPVKDVDGLHPQNLGALVLGHPAPLPCTPLGIIELLRRYDVPLNGAHAVVIGRGLTVGRPMGLLLTRRTENSTVTLCHTGTRDLAGLVRQADIVVAAAGSPGIVTADMVKPGAAVLDVGVSRVDGRIVGDVDPGVARVAGFLAPNPGGVGPMTRAMLLANVVAAAERA comes from the coding sequence GTGACCAGGACGACCGCCGCTGACTCCGCGCCCACCACCGCACCGGCCGGGGCGACGGTGCTGGACGGCAAGGCCACGCTGGCCGCCATCAAGTCCGAGCTGCGCGAGCGGGTGGCCGCGCTGGCCGAGCGGGGCGTGGTGCCCGGCCTCGGCACCATCCTGGTGGGCGACGATCCGGCCAGTCACTGGTACGTCGCGGCCAAGCACCGCGACTGCGCGCAGCTGGGCATCGCCAGCATCCAGCGTGAACTTCCGGCGGGCAGCACCCAGGCGGACGTCGAGGCCGTGGTCGACGAGCTGAACGCCGACCCGGCCTGCACCGCGTTCCTCATCCAGCAGCCCACCGGCCTGGACGAGTACGCCCTGCTGTCCCGCGTCGACCCGGTCAAGGACGTCGACGGCCTGCACCCGCAGAACCTGGGGGCCCTGGTCCTCGGGCATCCCGCACCGCTGCCGTGCACGCCGCTCGGCATCATCGAACTGCTCCGCCGCTACGACGTGCCGCTGAACGGCGCCCACGCCGTCGTCATCGGCCGGGGTCTGACGGTCGGTCGCCCGATGGGTCTGCTGCTGACCCGGCGCACCGAGAATTCGACGGTGACGCTGTGCCACACCGGCACCCGTGACCTGGCCGGCCTGGTCCGGCAGGCCGACATCGTGGTGGCCGCCGCGGGGTCGCCGGGGATCGTCACCGCCGACATGGTCAAGCCCGGCGCGGCGGTGCTGGACGTGGGGGTGAGCCGGGTGGACGGCCGGATCGTCGGCGACGTCGACCCGGGGGTGGCCCGGGTGGCCGGGTTCCTGGCGCCGAACCCCGGTGGCGTGGGTCCGATGACCCGGGCCATGCTGCTGGCCAACGTCGTGGCCGCCGCCGAACGGGCCTGA
- a CDS encoding DUF3017 domain-containing protein, whose product MTVDRRVLRAIPIAVVLAVVVVALVLISLAHWRRGAFTLGLAMGVAGTLRWVLSERSAGVLAVRGRRFDVLFYYGCGLGLVLLTVASLPVPE is encoded by the coding sequence ATGACGGTCGACCGGCGGGTATTGCGGGCCATTCCCATCGCCGTGGTGCTGGCGGTGGTGGTGGTCGCCTTGGTGCTGATCTCGCTGGCCCACTGGCGGCGCGGCGCCTTCACCCTGGGCCTGGCGATGGGCGTGGCCGGCACCCTGCGCTGGGTGCTGTCCGAACGGTCGGCCGGGGTGCTCGCCGTGCGCGGGCGGCGGTTCGACGTGCTCTTCTACTACGGCTGCGGGCTCGGTCTGGTGCTGCTCACCGTGGCCTCGCTGCCGGTTCCGGAGTAA
- a CDS encoding MarR family winged helix-turn-helix transcriptional regulator yields the protein MTDSSTPAPDADGAVTSATDSVRADVWPRMVRAHARIVGRLARDLDEAGKVPLSTYEVLLQVADSGGRLRLKDLVDRVVLSQPGLSRKVTRLSEQGLVHREPDPRDGRGVLVSLTEEGHSAVQAARALHDAGIAREFTAHLGEQEAQTLLRVFDRLADPNSAPGPDRLADPGSAPGPDRLADPDTAAGRDGRAGS from the coding sequence ATGACCGACAGCAGCACGCCCGCACCCGACGCCGACGGCGCGGTGACCTCCGCCACCGACAGCGTCCGCGCGGACGTCTGGCCCCGGATGGTCCGCGCCCACGCCCGCATCGTGGGCCGGTTGGCCCGCGATCTCGACGAGGCCGGCAAGGTGCCGCTGAGCACCTACGAGGTCCTGCTGCAGGTGGCCGACAGCGGTGGCCGACTGCGACTGAAGGACCTCGTCGATCGGGTCGTGCTGTCCCAGCCCGGACTCTCCCGCAAGGTGACCCGACTCAGCGAGCAGGGCCTCGTGCACCGCGAACCCGACCCCCGCGACGGCCGCGGCGTGCTGGTCAGCCTCACCGAGGAGGGGCACAGCGCCGTCCAGGCGGCCCGCGCACTCCACGACGCCGGCATCGCCCGGGAGTTCACCGCGCACCTCGGTGAGCAGGAAGCGCAGACCCTGCTGCGCGTCTTTGACCGCTTGGCCGACCCGAACTCCGCGCCGGGTCCGGATCGACTGGCCGATCCAGGCTCCGCGCCGGGTCCGGATCGCCTGGCCGACCCCGATACCGCAGCCGGTCGGGACGGACGCGCCGGGTCCTAG